The following coding sequences are from one Atribacteraceae bacterium window:
- a CDS encoding DUF86 domain-containing protein, which translates to MKKDPRVYLVHILECAVKIERYLKDGERTFFDDTMIQDAVVRNFEIIGEAAKRIPDEYRRQHPNIPWRLMAGFRDVLIHDYEGVDLKRVWKIAAQDLPPVKEAVARMLPPLEQLERELAGDENPDGDGGSVQ; encoded by the coding sequence ATGAAAAAAGACCCCCGCGTATATCTTGTCCATATTCTAGAGTGTGCCGTGAAGATCGAACGGTACCTCAAGGACGGAGAAAGGACTTTCTTTGATGATACGATGATCCAGGACGCTGTGGTGAGGAACTTCGAGATCATCGGCGAGGCGGCGAAACGCATTCCCGACGAGTATCGCCGGCAGCACCCGAATATCCCCTGGCGGCTGATGGCTGGTTTTCGGGACGTTCTGATTCATGACTACGAAGGCGTGGATCTGAAGCGGGTATGGAAGATTGCAGCACAGGATCTGCCACCGGTAAAGGAAGCCGTTGCCAGGATGCTCCCGCCGCTTGAGCAGCTCGAGAGGGAATTGGCTGGCGACGAGAACCCAGACGGTGACGGGGGGAGTGTCCAA
- a CDS encoding nucleotidyltransferase family protein: MTVMQLLKGNREEILRIAQKHGTRNVRVFGSAVRGEETDESDIDLLVDVGEETSPWFPAGLIEDLEELLGRPVDVVTEDSLYWLLKRRILREARRI, from the coding sequence ATGACCGTGATGCAACTGTTGAAAGGGAATCGCGAGGAAATCCTTCGGATCGCCCAGAAGCACGGCACGCGCAATGTGCGCGTGTTCGGATCGGCCGTACGGGGAGAGGAAACTGACGAAAGCGATATCGATTTGCTCGTCGATGTCGGTGAGGAGACCAGTCCGTGGTTTCCGGCCGGACTGATAGAAGACCTTGAAGAACTCTTGGGTCGACCTGTTGACGTTGTCACCGAGGATAGTCTCTACTGGCTGCTTAAGCGGCGGATTCTAAGAGAGGCAAGGCGGATATGA